One genomic segment of Ancylobacter sp. IITR112 includes these proteins:
- the glgB gene encoding 1,4-alpha-glucan branching protein GlgB has translation MQAWQAPGREVEALVAGRHHDPFALLGPHQSEDGLVLRAFVPDAQRLDAIEPDGTPFAAFDCRHEAGFFEVLVPGRPAWARYRLRAGNAGGTWELDDPYSFPPVLGPLDDHLLVEGTHRTLYERLGAHPDRHEGIEGVRFAVWAPNAARVSVVGDFNLWDGRRHQMRKRVDSGLWEIFAPGVTEGAIYKYEIVAADGRLLPLKADPFGFAGEFRPATGSVVARTDNFTWTDDAHVAARAQGEARRKPMSTYEVHLGSWRRGEDNRFLTYDELADQLIPYAQWMGFTHLELLPISEHPLDASWGYQPIGLFAPTSRFGDPAGFARFVDKAHAAGLSVILDWVPAHFPTDIHGLAHFDGGPLYEHPNPQRGFHPDWNTAIYDFGRREVANMLIANALYWLDRFHVDGLRVDAVASMLYLDYSRKHGEWSPNPDGSNDNKDAVSFLRRANETIYAEHPGTVVIAEESTSWAGVSQPVFAGGLGFGFKWNMGWMHDTLDYMSLDPVYRPWHHNRVTFGITYAFSENFVLPLSHDEVVHGKGTILSRMPGDDWQQFANMRAAYGMMWAYCGKKLLFMGQEFAQRREWSEERSLDWHLAGMGPYHRGMQLLVRDLNLIYRDTPALHVRDCEPEGFRWIVVDDSAQSVFAWARFGEEGDAPVVMVANLTPVPRHDYRLGLPRAGRWREILNTDADLYGGSGMGNLGGVDAGEEPAHGLPASARLTLPPLATLYFIWEPETRAAERDEPEQSN, from the coding sequence ATGCAGGCATGGCAGGCACCCGGACGGGAGGTCGAGGCTCTCGTCGCAGGCCGCCATCACGACCCCTTCGCGCTGCTGGGTCCGCACCAGTCCGAGGACGGGCTCGTGCTGCGCGCCTTCGTGCCGGACGCGCAGAGGCTGGACGCGATCGAGCCGGATGGCACGCCCTTCGCGGCGTTTGACTGCCGCCATGAGGCGGGGTTCTTCGAGGTGCTGGTGCCCGGCCGTCCCGCCTGGGCGCGCTATCGCCTGCGAGCGGGCAACGCCGGCGGGACGTGGGAGCTGGACGATCCCTATTCCTTCCCGCCCGTGCTCGGCCCGCTCGACGACCACCTGCTGGTCGAGGGCACCCACCGCACGCTGTATGAGCGGCTCGGCGCGCATCCCGACCGCCATGAGGGCATAGAGGGCGTGCGCTTCGCCGTCTGGGCGCCGAACGCCGCGCGCGTCTCCGTGGTCGGCGACTTCAACCTTTGGGACGGCCGCCGGCACCAGATGCGCAAGCGCGTCGACAGCGGGCTGTGGGAAATCTTCGCCCCCGGCGTCACCGAGGGGGCGATCTACAAATATGAGATCGTCGCCGCCGACGGGCGGCTGCTGCCGCTCAAGGCCGATCCGTTCGGCTTTGCCGGCGAGTTCCGGCCGGCGACCGGCTCGGTGGTGGCGCGTACCGACAATTTCACCTGGACCGACGACGCCCATGTCGCCGCCCGCGCGCAGGGCGAGGCGCGGCGCAAGCCGATGAGCACCTATGAGGTGCATCTGGGGTCATGGCGGCGCGGCGAGGATAACCGCTTCCTCACCTATGACGAACTCGCCGACCAGCTTATTCCCTATGCGCAGTGGATGGGCTTTACCCATCTCGAATTGCTGCCGATTTCCGAGCACCCGCTCGACGCCTCCTGGGGCTACCAGCCGATCGGCCTGTTCGCGCCGACCAGCCGCTTCGGCGACCCGGCCGGCTTCGCCCGCTTCGTCGACAAGGCGCATGCGGCCGGCCTGTCGGTGATCCTCGACTGGGTGCCGGCACATTTCCCCACCGACATTCACGGTCTGGCGCATTTCGACGGCGGGCCGCTCTATGAGCACCCCAACCCGCAGCGCGGCTTCCACCCGGACTGGAATACGGCGATCTACGACTTCGGCCGGCGCGAAGTCGCCAATATGCTGATCGCCAACGCGCTCTACTGGCTCGACCGCTTCCATGTCGACGGGCTGCGCGTGGATGCGGTGGCGTCGATGCTCTATCTCGACTATTCGCGCAAGCACGGGGAATGGTCGCCCAACCCCGACGGCTCCAACGACAACAAGGACGCGGTGTCGTTCCTGCGCCGCGCCAACGAGACCATCTATGCCGAACATCCCGGCACGGTGGTGATCGCCGAGGAATCCACCTCCTGGGCCGGGGTCTCGCAGCCCGTCTTCGCCGGCGGGCTCGGCTTCGGCTTCAAGTGGAACATGGGCTGGATGCACGACACGCTCGACTACATGTCGCTCGATCCGGTCTATCGCCCCTGGCACCACAACCGGGTGACCTTCGGCATCACCTATGCCTTTTCCGAGAATTTCGTGCTGCCGCTCTCCCATGACGAGGTGGTGCATGGCAAGGGCACCATTCTCTCGCGCATGCCCGGCGATGACTGGCAGCAATTCGCCAATATGCGCGCCGCCTACGGGATGATGTGGGCCTATTGCGGCAAGAAGCTGCTGTTCATGGGCCAGGAATTCGCCCAGCGCCGGGAATGGAGCGAGGAGCGCTCGCTCGACTGGCATCTTGCCGGCATGGGCCCCTATCATCGCGGCATGCAGCTTCTGGTGCGCGACCTCAACCTGATCTACCGCGACACGCCCGCCTTGCATGTGCGCGACTGCGAGCCCGAGGGGTTCCGCTGGATCGTGGTCGACGACAGCGCGCAATCGGTGTTCGCCTGGGCGCGCTTCGGCGAGGAGGGCGACGCGCCCGTGGTGATGGTGGCGAACCTCACCCCCGTGCCGCGCCATGATTACCGCCTCGGCCTGCCGCGTGCCGGCCGCTGGCGCGAAATCCTCAACACCGATGCCGACCTTTATGGCGGCTCCGGCATGGGCAATCTCGGCGGCGTCGATGCAGGCGAGGAACCCGCGCACGGCCTACCTGCCAGCGCCCGGCTGACGCTGCCGCCGCTCGCCACGCTGTATTTCATTTGGGAACCGGAAACGCGCGCCGCCGAACGCGACGAGCCGGAACAGAGCAACTGA
- a CDS encoding cobalamin biosynthesis protein, whose product MIVAGVGSRRGVTSEEVCAAMRGAMERHGVKLCDISLMATPAAKGSEPGIIKAALDLGLLLVMVPQRQLEAAGTRAMTHSERVVALMGVPSVAEASALAVAGRRSTLIGPRFVLGPVTCAFAREAEKGEAP is encoded by the coding sequence GTGATCGTCGCCGGTGTCGGCAGCCGGCGCGGCGTCACCTCGGAGGAGGTGTGCGCCGCCATGCGCGGGGCGATGGAGCGCCACGGCGTGAAACTGTGCGATATCTCGCTGATGGCGACCCCGGCGGCAAAGGGCAGCGAGCCCGGCATCATCAAGGCGGCGCTCGATCTCGGCCTGCTGCTGGTCATGGTGCCGCAGAGGCAACTGGAGGCGGCGGGCACGCGGGCGATGACCCATTCCGAGCGGGTGGTGGCGCTGATGGGGGTGCCCTCGGTGGCGGAAGCCTCGGCACTCGCCGTGGCCGGGCGGCGCTCGACGCTGATCGGCCCGCGCTTCGTGCTGGGGCCGGTGACCTGCGCCTTCGCGCGCGAGGCGGAGAAGGGAGAGGCGCCGTGA
- a CDS encoding glycogen/starch/alpha-glucan phosphorylase → MSVEVEEKMLDTPETPARPISAQGDEVAKFRAAVISKLTYAVGKNPAAASDRDWFLATAFATRDRIVDRWITSTRQTYSEGRKRVYYLSLEFLIGRLLFDALTNIEMLETARSALGDLGVDLDRLRQVEPDAALGNGGLGRLAACFMDSMATLSIAAYGYGIRYENGLFRQMIKNGWQQEYPEDWLSFGNPWEFERPEVYYDIGFGGSVEAVALGGDRKKQVWHPAETVEAVAYDTPIVGWRGRHVNTLRLWSARAADPIRLDAFNQGDHVGALVNQVKAEAISKVLYPSDATPAGQELRLRQEYFFTAASLHDLIRRHVDSFGDVRSLPDKVAIQLNDTHPAIAVAELMRVLVDENDIEWDEAFDITVRTISYTNHTLLPEALETWPVPLMERVLPRHMQIIYQLNAKHLEKVRAQFPGDDALLGSVSLIQEDHGRRVRMGNLAFLGSHSINGVAALHSDLMTTTVFKDFYRLFPERMNNKTNGITFRRWLYQANPGLTNLLVDVCGPAVLDDASELKRLESVAGDSSLHDRLIAVRRQNKVALARLIRDRLDIKVNPGALFDVQIKRIHEYKRQLLNILETIALYDAMRANPARAWAPRVKIFSGKAAASYQMAKLVIKLANDVAKVVNDDPTVKDLLKVVFLPNYNVSLAEVVIPAADLSEQISTAGMEASGTGNMKMALNGALTIGTLDGANVEIKQHVGDDNIFIFGLTADEVEQRRAAGVDEAGSIRNSHHLGEVLDAVGSGVYSPDEPERFKPLVDALRYHDYFLVTTDFDAYWDAQRKVDQRWNNRAAWWTSSAINTANMGWFSSDRTISEYAKDIWNVPVRPVR, encoded by the coding sequence ATGTCAGTTGAGGTGGAAGAGAAGATGCTGGACACGCCGGAGACACCCGCCCGCCCGATTTCCGCGCAGGGCGACGAGGTCGCCAAGTTCCGTGCCGCGGTGATCTCCAAGCTCACCTATGCGGTGGGCAAGAATCCCGCCGCCGCGAGCGACCGCGACTGGTTTCTCGCCACCGCCTTCGCCACCCGCGACCGCATCGTCGACCGCTGGATCACTTCCACCCGCCAGACCTATTCGGAAGGCCGCAAGCGGGTCTATTACCTCTCGCTGGAATTCCTCATCGGCCGGCTGCTGTTCGACGCGCTGACCAATATCGAGATGCTGGAGACGGCGCGCTCGGCGCTGGGCGATCTCGGCGTCGATCTCGACCGGCTGCGGCAGGTGGAGCCGGACGCGGCGCTGGGCAATGGCGGCCTCGGGCGCCTCGCCGCCTGCTTCATGGACAGCATGGCGACGCTGTCCATCGCCGCCTATGGCTATGGCATCCGCTACGAGAACGGCCTGTTCCGCCAGATGATCAAGAATGGCTGGCAGCAGGAATATCCCGAGGACTGGCTGTCCTTCGGCAATCCCTGGGAGTTCGAGCGGCCGGAGGTTTATTACGACATCGGCTTCGGCGGTTCGGTCGAGGCGGTGGCGCTGGGCGGCGACCGCAAGAAGCAGGTGTGGCATCCCGCCGAGACGGTGGAGGCGGTCGCCTATGACACGCCCATCGTCGGCTGGCGCGGGCGGCATGTGAACACGCTGCGCCTGTGGTCAGCCCGCGCGGCCGACCCGATCCGGCTCGACGCCTTCAACCAGGGCGACCATGTCGGCGCGCTGGTCAACCAGGTGAAGGCCGAGGCGATCTCCAAGGTGCTCTACCCCTCCGACGCCACGCCGGCGGGGCAGGAATTGCGGCTGCGGCAGGAATATTTCTTCACCGCCGCCTCGCTGCATGACCTGATCCGCCGCCATGTCGACAGCTTCGGCGATGTGCGCTCGCTGCCCGACAAGGTGGCGATCCAGCTCAACGACACCCATCCCGCCATCGCGGTGGCGGAGCTGATGCGGGTGCTGGTGGACGAGAACGACATCGAGTGGGACGAGGCGTTCGACATCACGGTGCGGACCATCTCCTACACCAACCACACGCTGCTGCCGGAGGCGCTTGAGACCTGGCCGGTGCCGCTGATGGAGCGGGTGCTGCCGCGCCACATGCAGATCATCTATCAGCTCAACGCCAAGCATCTGGAAAAGGTGCGGGCCCAGTTCCCCGGCGACGACGCGCTGCTGGGGTCGGTGTCGCTGATCCAGGAAGACCATGGAAGGCGCGTGCGGATGGGCAATCTCGCCTTCCTCGGCTCGCACTCGATCAATGGTGTCGCGGCGCTGCACAGCGACCTGATGACCACGACGGTGTTCAAGGATTTCTACCGCCTGTTCCCGGAGCGGATGAACAACAAGACCAACGGCATCACCTTCCGCCGCTGGCTCTATCAGGCCAATCCCGGCCTGACGAATCTGCTGGTCGATGTGTGCGGCCCGGCGGTGCTGGACGACGCTTCCGAGCTGAAGCGGCTGGAGTCGGTGGCGGGCGATTCGTCGCTTCACGACCGGCTGATCGCGGTGCGCCGGCAGAACAAGGTGGCGCTCGCCCGGCTCATCCGCGACCGGCTGGACATCAAGGTCAATCCCGGCGCGCTGTTCGACGTGCAGATCAAGCGCATCCACGAATATAAGCGCCAGTTGCTGAACATTCTGGAGACCATCGCGCTCTATGACGCCATGCGCGCCAATCCGGCGCGGGCCTGGGCGCCGCGGGTGAAGATCTTCTCCGGCAAGGCGGCGGCGAGCTACCAGATGGCCAAGCTCGTCATCAAGCTGGCCAATGATGTCGCCAAGGTGGTGAATGACGACCCGACGGTGAAGGACCTGCTGAAGGTCGTGTTCCTGCCGAACTACAATGTCTCGCTGGCCGAGGTGGTGATTCCGGCGGCGGACCTGTCGGAGCAGATCTCCACCGCCGGCATGGAAGCCTCCGGCACCGGCAATATGAAGATGGCGCTGAACGGCGCGTTGACCATCGGCACGCTCGACGGCGCCAATGTCGAGATCAAGCAGCATGTCGGCGACGACAACATCTTCATCTTCGGCCTCACCGCCGACGAGGTGGAGCAGCGCCGCGCCGCCGGGGTCGACGAGGCCGGCTCGATCCGCAACTCGCACCATCTCGGCGAGGTGCTGGACGCGGTCGGCTCCGGTGTGTACTCGCCCGACGAGCCGGAGCGCTTCAAGCCGCTGGTCGACGCGCTGCGCTACCATGACTACTTCCTGGTGACGACGGATTTCGACGCCTATTGGGACGCCCAGCGCAAGGTCGACCAGCGCTGGAACAACCGGGCGGCGTGGTGGACGTCGAGCGCCATCAACACCGCCAATATGGGCTGGTTCTCCTCCGACCGGACCATTTCCGAATACGCCAAGGACATCTGGAACGTGCCGGTGCGCCCGGTGCGCTGA
- the glgA gene encoding glycogen synthase GlgA, which produces MSSLKVLSVVSEVFPLIKTGGLADVAGALPAALAHHDVELRTLIPGYPAVMAKLTEAAPAHRFDDLFGGPATLLAARAGGLDLFVIEAPHLYDRPGGPYAGPDGADWGDNARRFAALGAVASGVGLGLIAGFVPDIVHAHDWQAGLAPAYLHYAGTRRPGTVMTIHNIAFQGQFPAHDFPMLGLPGHAFGLHGVEYYGMVGYLKAGLQLADRITTVSPGYAGEILLPDAGMGLDGLLNARAPVLSGILNGLDDTGWNPATDTLIAKPFDAKTLKARVANKVALKEAFGLEADPEALLFGVVSRLSWQKGLDLLADSLDTLLGLGAQMVLLGAGDADLAGRFAAAAHAHPGRVGVQLGYDEGVAHRIQAGADVLIVPSRFEPCGLTQLSALRYGALPLVARVGGLADTVIDVNEMARTAGVGTGVQFSPVTAPALQIALKRVAGLWQDKALWQKLQRNAMTTDVSWQRAAGQYNTLFRTLAAERAG; this is translated from the coding sequence GTGTCATCGCTCAAGGTTCTTTCCGTCGTCTCGGAAGTCTTCCCGCTGATCAAGACCGGCGGTCTCGCCGATGTCGCCGGCGCACTGCCGGCGGCGCTGGCGCATCACGATGTCGAGTTGCGCACGCTCATTCCCGGCTATCCCGCCGTGATGGCGAAGCTGACCGAGGCGGCGCCGGCGCACCGCTTCGACGATCTGTTCGGCGGGCCGGCGACGCTGCTCGCCGCCAGGGCGGGCGGGCTCGATCTGTTCGTGATCGAGGCGCCGCATCTCTATGACCGGCCCGGCGGGCCCTATGCCGGGCCGGACGGCGCGGACTGGGGCGACAATGCGCGGCGCTTCGCGGCGCTGGGCGCGGTCGCCTCCGGCGTCGGGCTTGGGCTCATCGCCGGCTTCGTGCCCGATATCGTCCATGCCCATGACTGGCAGGCGGGCCTGGCGCCGGCCTATCTGCACTATGCCGGCACGCGGCGGCCGGGCACGGTGATGACCATTCACAACATCGCCTTCCAGGGGCAGTTCCCGGCGCATGATTTCCCCATGCTCGGCCTGCCCGGCCACGCCTTCGGCCTGCACGGGGTCGAGTATTACGGCATGGTCGGCTACCTCAAGGCCGGGCTGCAACTGGCGGACCGCATCACCACCGTTTCGCCGGGCTATGCCGGGGAAATCCTCCTGCCCGACGCCGGCATGGGGCTCGACGGGCTGCTGAATGCGCGTGCGCCGGTATTGTCGGGCATTCTCAACGGGCTTGACGATACCGGCTGGAACCCCGCCACCGACACGCTGATCGCCAAGCCCTTCGACGCCAAGACGCTGAAGGCGCGGGTGGCGAACAAGGTGGCGCTGAAGGAGGCATTCGGGCTGGAGGCCGACCCGGAGGCGCTGCTGTTCGGCGTGGTCAGCCGCCTGTCCTGGCAGAAGGGGCTCGATCTTCTTGCCGACAGCCTCGACACGCTGCTGGGTCTCGGCGCGCAGATGGTGCTGCTCGGTGCGGGCGATGCCGACCTCGCCGGCCGCTTCGCCGCCGCCGCCCATGCCCATCCCGGCCGCGTCGGGGTGCAGCTCGGCTATGATGAGGGCGTGGCGCACCGCATCCAGGCGGGGGCGGATGTGCTGATCGTGCCCTCGCGCTTCGAGCCCTGCGGGCTGACCCAGCTTTCCGCCCTGCGCTATGGCGCGCTGCCGCTGGTGGCGCGCGTCGGCGGGCTGGCCGATACGGTGATCGACGTGAACGAGATGGCACGCACCGCTGGCGTCGGCACCGGCGTGCAGTTCTCGCCGGTCACCGCCCCGGCGCTGCAGATCGCGCTCAAGCGCGTCGCCGGTCTGTGGCAGGACAAGGCGCTCTGGCAGAAGCTGCAGCGCAACGCCATGACGACCGACGTGTCCTGGCAGCGGGCGGCCGGCCAATACAACACGTTGTTCCGCACGCTGGCGGCGGAGCGGGCGGGGTGA
- the glgC gene encoding glucose-1-phosphate adenylyltransferase produces the protein MARPTLPNAPLARSAMAYVLAGGRGSRLMELTDRRAKPAVYFGGKSRIIDFTLSNAINSGIRRIGVATQYQAHSLIRHMQRGWNFLRHERNESFDVLPASQRVSETMWYLGTADAVYQNLDIIEAYDTRHIIILAGDHVYKQDYEIMLQQHVDTGADVTVGCLEVPRHEASAFGVMHVDEQDRIISFLEKPKDPPAMPGRPDKALASMGIYVFETKFLIDQLRRDAADPLSTHDFGKDIIPYIVKNGTASAHHFSRSCVRSDQETAPYWRDVGTVDAYWEANIDLTGVVPELDLYDRDWPIWTYAEITPPAKFVHDDEGRRGQAISSLVSGGCIISGSSLRRALLFTGVRINSYGSIENGVILPYVEIGRSARLKNVVIDSHVRIPEGLVVGEDPELDAKRFRRTEKGICLITQQMIDKLAL, from the coding sequence ATGGCACGGCCGACGCTACCGAATGCTCCACTGGCCCGCTCGGCGATGGCCTATGTCCTTGCCGGCGGCCGCGGCAGCCGCCTGATGGAACTCACCGACCGCCGCGCCAAGCCGGCCGTCTATTTCGGCGGCAAGTCGCGCATCATCGACTTCACCTTGTCCAATGCCATCAATTCCGGCATCCGCCGTATCGGCGTCGCCACCCAGTATCAGGCGCACAGCCTGATCCGGCACATGCAGCGCGGCTGGAACTTCCTGCGCCATGAGCGCAATGAGAGCTTCGACGTGTTGCCGGCCAGCCAGCGTGTCTCGGAAACCATGTGGTATCTGGGGACGGCGGATGCGGTGTACCAGAACCTCGACATCATCGAGGCCTATGACACCCGCCACATCATCATTCTGGCGGGCGACCACGTCTACAAGCAGGACTACGAGATCATGCTGCAGCAGCATGTCGACACGGGCGCCGACGTGACCGTCGGCTGCCTCGAAGTGCCGCGCCACGAGGCGAGCGCCTTCGGCGTCATGCATGTCGACGAGCAGGACCGCATCATCTCCTTCCTCGAAAAGCCGAAGGACCCGCCGGCCATGCCCGGCCGGCCGGACAAGGCGCTGGCCTCGATGGGCATCTATGTCTTCGAGACCAAGTTCCTGATCGACCAGCTCCGCCGCGATGCCGCCGACCCGCTGTCGACGCATGATTTCGGCAAGGACATCATCCCCTATATCGTCAAGAACGGCACCGCCTCGGCGCATCATTTCTCGCGCTCCTGCGTGCGCTCCGACCAGGAGACGGCGCCCTATTGGCGCGATGTCGGCACGGTGGACGCCTATTGGGAAGCCAATATCGACCTCACCGGCGTGGTGCCGGAGCTCGACCTCTATGATCGCGACTGGCCGATCTGGACCTATGCCGAGATCACGCCGCCCGCCAAATTCGTGCATGATGACGAGGGACGGCGCGGGCAGGCGATTTCCTCGCTTGTGTCGGGCGGCTGCATCATTTCCGGCTCGTCGCTGCGCCGGGCGCTGCTGTTCACCGGGGTTCGGATCAACTCCTATGGCTCGATCGAGAACGGGGTGATCCTGCCCTATGTCGAGATCGGCAGGTCGGCGCGGCTGAAGAATGTCGTCATTGATTCGCATGTGCGGATTCCCGAAGGGCTGGTGGTCGGCGAGGACCCGGAACTGGACGCCAAGCGCTTCCGGCGGACGGAAAAGGGCATCTGCCTCATCACCCAGCAGATGATCGACAAGCTGGCGCTCTAG
- a CDS encoding cobyrinate a,c-diamide synthase, with protein MTARAFIIAAPRSGSGKTTVTLGVAAALRARGVRVRVAKSGPDYIDPAFHAAATGRPGLNLDSFAMPPALIDALAAEAAEAADTVIIEASMGLFDGIEGEAGRSGAAADLAARLGLPVALVLDISGQSQSAAAVVRGFAGHDPRVRIAGVILNQVASERHRAQASAAIAALGIPILGSLPRDGAVRLPERHLGLVQAEEHPALAAQLAALAERAEKHIDLDALTALGAPVNPAGAAPAALAPPGQRIALARDVAFSFAYEHVMAGWRRAGAEILPFSPLADEAPDSAADACWLPGGYPELHGERLAQAFRFLDGVRTFARTRPVHGECGGFMVLGEAIEDAEGRSHPMLGLLGHATSFARRRLNLGYRRAVTLHASPLGPAGTRLRGHEFHYASVTQAGDDAPLVALSDGQGKEMGPAGSRRGRVSGTFFHAIATDGQTYGASP; from the coding sequence ATGACCGCCCGCGCCTTCATCATCGCCGCGCCGCGCTCCGGCTCGGGCAAGACCACGGTGACGCTCGGCGTGGCGGCGGCGCTGCGGGCGCGCGGCGTGCGGGTGCGGGTGGCGAAGTCGGGGCCGGACTATATCGACCCCGCCTTCCACGCCGCCGCCACCGGGCGGCCGGGGCTCAACCTCGACAGCTTCGCCATGCCGCCCGCCCTGATCGACGCGCTGGCGGCGGAGGCGGCGGAGGCGGCGGACACGGTCATCATCGAAGCCTCCATGGGGCTGTTCGACGGCATCGAGGGCGAGGCCGGGCGCAGCGGCGCGGCGGCGGACCTCGCCGCCCGGCTCGGCCTGCCGGTCGCGCTGGTGCTCGACATTTCCGGCCAGTCGCAATCGGCCGCCGCCGTGGTGCGCGGCTTCGCCGGCCATGACCCGCGCGTGCGCATCGCCGGGGTGATCCTCAACCAGGTGGCGAGCGAGCGGCACCGGGCGCAGGCGAGCGCGGCCATCGCGGCGCTCGGCATCCCGATTCTCGGCAGCCTGCCGCGCGACGGGGCGGTGCGGCTGCCCGAGCGCCATCTCGGCCTCGTGCAGGCGGAGGAGCACCCCGCGCTGGCCGCGCAATTGGCGGCGCTGGCGGAACGGGCGGAAAAGCACATCGACCTCGACGCGCTCACCGCGCTCGGCGCGCCGGTGAACCCGGCCGGCGCGGCGCCGGCGGCACTGGCGCCGCCGGGCCAGCGCATCGCCCTGGCGCGCGATGTCGCCTTTTCCTTCGCCTATGAGCATGTGATGGCCGGCTGGCGGCGGGCGGGGGCGGAAATCCTGCCCTTCTCGCCGCTGGCCGACGAGGCGCCCGATTCGGCGGCGGATGCCTGCTGGCTGCCCGGCGGCTACCCCGAACTGCACGGGGAAAGGCTCGCGCAAGCCTTCCGCTTTCTCGATGGGGTGCGGACCTTTGCCCGGACCCGGCCGGTGCACGGCGAATGCGGGGGCTTCATGGTGCTGGGCGAGGCGATCGAGGACGCGGAGGGCAGGAGCCACCCCATGCTCGGCCTGCTCGGCCACGCCACCAGCTTCGCCCGCCGCCGGCTCAATCTCGGCTATCGCCGCGCGGTGACTCTGCATGCCTCGCCGCTGGGGCCGGCGGGGACAAGGCTGCGCGGCCACGAGTTCCATTATGCCAGCGTCACACAAGCCGGCGACGATGCGCCGCTGGTCGCGCTGAGCGATGGGCAGGGTAAGGAGATGGGGCCTGCAGGAAGCCGCCGGGGGCGGGTTTCGGGAACCTTCTTCCACGCCATCGCCACGGACGGCCAGACATACGGAGCCTCGCCATGA
- a CDS encoding DUF423 domain-containing protein has protein sequence MNAFRRFLVFLAGLMGAAGVAAAAAGAHLNADPNLTTAATFLMLGASAVVGGCALAARRGPGWSFASVGAGIIALGTLLFSGALGLRALWEIVLFPMAAPIGGTMLILGWLVIALAALEREPRAG, from the coding sequence ATGAACGCCTTTCGCCGATTCCTCGTCTTTCTCGCCGGCCTGATGGGCGCGGCCGGGGTGGCGGCCGCGGCGGCGGGGGCGCATCTGAATGCCGATCCGAATTTGACCACGGCCGCCACCTTCCTCATGCTGGGGGCGAGCGCGGTGGTGGGGGGCTGCGCGCTGGCGGCCCGGCGCGGGCCGGGCTGGTCCTTCGCCAGTGTCGGCGCCGGCATCATCGCGCTGGGTACGCTGCTGTTCAGCGGCGCGCTGGGGCTGCGGGCGCTGTGGGAGATCGTTCTTTTTCCGATGGCCGCGCCGATCGGCGGTACTATGCTCATCCTGGGATGGCTGGTGATCGCCCTCGCCGCGCTGGAAAGGGAGCCCCGTGCCGGCTGA
- the cobM gene encoding precorrin-4 C(11)-methyltransferase, protein MTVHFIGAGPGAADLMTLRGRDLIARCPVCLYAGSIVPPDVLAWCPAGARLIDTAPLSLDDIEAEFVAAEAVGQDVARLHSGDLSIYSAVAEQVRRLEARGIAYTLTPGVPAFAAASAVLGREFTVPGLAQSLVITRVSGRASAMPAGETLAAFGATGATLAIHLAIHALEQVVAELMPLYGPECPVAVVVEASRPGERVIRGTLADIVAKVAAEPVERTALIMVGRALAPEDFRESALYDAAYQRRFRGRE, encoded by the coding sequence GTGACGGTGCATTTCATCGGCGCCGGTCCCGGCGCGGCCGACCTGATGACGCTGCGCGGGCGCGATCTCATCGCCCGCTGCCCGGTGTGCCTCTATGCCGGCTCCATCGTGCCGCCGGACGTGCTGGCCTGGTGCCCGGCGGGCGCGCGCCTCATTGACACCGCGCCGCTCTCGCTCGACGACATCGAGGCGGAATTCGTGGCGGCGGAGGCGGTGGGGCAGGACGTGGCGCGGCTGCACTCGGGCGACCTCTCGATCTATTCGGCGGTGGCCGAGCAGGTGCGGCGGCTGGAGGCGCGCGGCATCGCCTACACGCTCACCCCCGGCGTGCCGGCCTTCGCGGCGGCGAGCGCGGTGCTGGGGCGGGAATTCACCGTGCCGGGGCTGGCGCAGAGCCTCGTCATCACCCGCGTCTCCGGCCGCGCCTCGGCCATGCCGGCCGGCGAGACGCTGGCGGCCTTCGGCGCCACGGGAGCGACGCTCGCCATCCATCTCGCCATCCATGCGCTGGAACAGGTGGTGGCGGAACTGATGCCGCTCTACGGGCCGGAGTGCCCGGTCGCCGTGGTGGTGGAGGCGAGCCGGCCGGGCGAGCGGGTGATCCGGGGCACGCTGGCCGACATCGTAGCCAAGGTGGCGGCCGAGCCGGTGGAGCGCACAGCGCTCATCATGGTCGGCCGGGCGCTGGCGCCGGAGGATTTCCGCGAGAGCGCGCTCTATGACGCCGCCTATCAGCGCCGTTTCCGGGGGCGGGAATGA